The Brassica napus cultivar Da-Ae chromosome C1, Da-Ae, whole genome shotgun sequence DNA segment AGAAAAGTCGTCTACTTGGGTCATCCTTTCATGGAGGCCCACTAAGCTTCTCTCTTCCTCAATACGACTTCGTTTTGAAACTAACACTCGGACTCTTCTCCCTCCCGATCTAAAACTTCGACAGTCTCGGAAGCTTCCAGACAAAACCACACTCTTCGTCTCCGTCCTCTATATCTCTCCTCACTGTCAACTCATCTTCCTCATTCTTCATCTTACAATCTTTCAATCAGAAAATGGCGGATCATGACCAAGGCGCCGTGACTCTCTACAGCGGCACAGCCATCACCGACGCCGCCAAGAAAAACCATCCCTTCTCCGTCAAAGTCGGCTTAGCTCAAGTCCTCCGCGGCGGCGCCGTCGTTGAAGTCTCCTCCGTAAACCAAGCCAAGATCGCCGAGTCCGCCGGCGCATGCGCCGTCCTCATCTCGGATCCGCCCCGATCCCCAGCCACCGCCGGCGTCCAGCGCATGCCGGATCCAGCCCTCGTCAAAGAAGTGAAACGCGCGGTGTCCGTCCCCGTGATGGCACGCGCGCGCGTCGGTCATTTCGTGGAAGCTCAGATCCTGGAGCATCTCGCCGTTGACTACATCGACGAGAGCGAGATCATCTCGGTTGCAGACGAAGGTAACTTCATCAACAAGCATAACTTCCGATCTCCGTTCATATGCGGGTGCCGCGACACCGGTGAGGCCTTGAGGAGGATCAGAGAAGGAGCCGCGATGATTCGGATCCAAGGAGATGTTACAAGAACAGGGAACGTTGCGGAGACTGTGAGGAACGTTAGGAGAGTGATGGGTGACGTTAGGGTTCTGAACAACATGGATGACGATGAGGTTTTCGCGTTTGCGAAGAAGTTGTCTGCGCCGTACGATCTCGTGGCGCAGACGAAGCAGATGGGGAGGGTTCCGGTTGTGCAGTTTGCGTCTGGTGGGATCACGACTCCTGCTGATGCGGCTTTGATGATGCAGTTGGGGTGTGATGGGGTTTTTGTGGGTTGTGAGGTTTTTGAGGGGACGGATCCGTTTAAGAGAGTGAGGAGTATTGTTCAGGCTGTTCAGCATTATAATGATCCTCATGTGTTGGCTGAGATGAGCTCTGGGCTGGAGAGTGCGATGGAGAGCTTGAGTGTGAGTGGTGACAGGATTCAAGGAAGTGTTTGATGAAAAGGTTGAAGGTTGGGAACATGTGGGAGTTTGAAAAAGTTGTAATCTTTTCTGTTTTGTCTCGATATATCGTTTGTGTTTGTGTTAATGCTGGTGCAAAATGATGTCTTCTTTTGTTTAATCCAAGCTTTGAAACATGGTGTTAATTGTTATTACCCAAAATATAAACAGACTCTTTATTAGATCGCTTTTGTGATGCCTTGTTCTTGTTTGCATCAACACAGAAGAACAAGATGATACGCAGTAATCGCTTCATTGTTCAATGGATCAAAGCTAGGGCTAGTAAGAAGAACGAATCTTTACCTTGTCTTCGTCCTTTTTCTTATGCAGTAACTTCATATCGTGCTACACTCGGAACAAATTGTGAGAAGTGATGACGACCAATTTGAGTTCAACTCTTTCTTGCTAaatttacacacaaaaaaagcCAGAAAATTAAATAACTGTGAGTAAGCTTCACCTTGCTAAATAAGACAGTTGCTCTTCTACTACACTCCTAATTTGATCCTAGCTGCTATCATTTTAACCGCAGTGATTGGCCTCATTGATTATCAAGCAGCTTACAAGCTATGGAAAGTTGACAAATTCGAATTCTTCACTTGCATGTGTTCTTTCTTTGGTGTTCTCTTAGTGTCTGTACCTCTTGGCCTAGCAATAGCAGTGAGTACACAACTATATATTCTTCATGGTTCTACTAATTCTCAAGTTGTGTGTCATCTAAGTTTTGGTACCTTTTTGTGAAGGTGGGAGTTTCAGTTCTCAAGATCTTGTTGCATGTAACCCGGCCAAACACTGTAGAATTTGGAAACATCCAATGGACTCAGATATATCAGTCTTAGAAGATACAGAGAAGCTGATAAGTATGAGAGGATGAGGTGGCAATTGCACGTGAGCACTAACAGATCACATGGGGATGGGGCTGAGCTGGCTACTCTCCTACTTGCTGCTTACTCTTTCTATTTAAGCTGTATTttggtagagagagagagagagaggttatCCAGAGTTTGAGTGAATAATCAGAGAGGAGAGTGATGtagagagattagagagatgGATTTGTGATTAGGTTTCTCTTGTAAAATCAGTATTTCTATCAATACAATCA contains these protein-coding regions:
- the LOC106376844 gene encoding pyridoxal 5'-phosphate synthase-like subunit PDX1.2; this encodes MADHDQGAVTLYSGTAITDAAKKNHPFSVKVGLAQVLRGGAVVEVSSVNQAKIAESAGACAVLISDPPRSPATAGVQRMPDPALVKEVKRAVSVPVMARARVGHFVEAQILEHLAVDYIDESEIISVADEGNFINKHNFRSPFICGCRDTGEALRRIREGAAMIRIQGDVTRTGNVAETVRNVRRVMGDVRVLNNMDDDEVFAFAKKLSAPYDLVAQTKQMGRVPVVQFASGGITTPADAALMMQLGCDGVFVGCEVFEGTDPFKRVRSIVQAVQHYNDPHVLAEMSSGLESAMESLSVSGDRIQGSV